A window from Micromonospora terminaliae encodes these proteins:
- a CDS encoding ABC transporter substrate-binding protein, translating to MVTFTRRRLAAVALVATTALLGATACGGGDDEAAAGGPVTLTVDVFGQFGYEELYKEYMAGHPDVKIVERGTGSNLDEYSPKLTQWLAAGKGAGDIVAIEEGLLVEYKANPQNFVNLLDHGAADLKGNFLDWKWNQGLTADGKQLIGLGTDVGGMAMCYRKDLFAKAGLPTDREAVSKLWPTWADYIRVGEQFKAKNTGASFLDAATNTFNTILLQTAGNTTGYSYYDTSDKLVVDSNPAVRQAYDTTMDIIDSGLSGRYGSWSEEWVSAFKQSKFATIACPAWMTGVIEGNAGAGAKGNWDIAQVPGNGGNWGGSFLAVPKQGRHQAEAIELAKFLTSAKGQIGAFKAKGPLPSSPQALADPAIVESTNAYFSAAPVGKIFAEGAKSLKPVYMGPKNQAVRTEVENAVRTVELGKRSPEQGWTDAVENAKKAAAK from the coding sequence ATGGTCACCTTCACGCGCCGCCGCCTGGCCGCGGTGGCCCTGGTCGCCACCACCGCGCTGCTGGGCGCCACCGCCTGCGGGGGCGGTGACGACGAGGCCGCCGCCGGTGGCCCGGTCACGCTCACCGTCGACGTCTTCGGTCAGTTCGGCTACGAGGAGCTCTACAAGGAGTACATGGCCGGCCACCCCGACGTGAAGATCGTCGAGCGGGGCACCGGCAGCAACCTGGACGAGTACTCGCCGAAACTCACCCAGTGGCTCGCCGCGGGCAAGGGCGCGGGCGACATCGTCGCCATCGAGGAGGGCCTGCTGGTCGAGTACAAGGCCAACCCGCAGAACTTCGTCAACCTGCTCGACCACGGGGCCGCCGACCTGAAGGGCAACTTCCTGGACTGGAAGTGGAACCAGGGGCTCACCGCCGACGGCAAGCAGCTCATCGGTCTCGGCACCGACGTCGGCGGCATGGCCATGTGCTACCGCAAGGACCTGTTCGCCAAGGCCGGGCTGCCCACCGACCGCGAGGCCGTCTCGAAGCTCTGGCCCACCTGGGCGGACTACATCAGGGTGGGCGAGCAGTTCAAGGCGAAGAACACGGGCGCCTCGTTCCTGGACGCGGCGACCAACACGTTCAACACCATCCTGCTCCAGACCGCCGGCAACACCACCGGCTACAGCTACTACGACACGAGCGACAAGCTGGTCGTCGACAGCAACCCGGCCGTGCGGCAGGCGTACGACACCACCATGGACATCATCGACTCCGGCCTGTCCGGCCGGTACGGGTCGTGGTCGGAGGAGTGGGTCTCGGCGTTCAAGCAGTCGAAGTTCGCCACCATCGCCTGCCCGGCCTGGATGACCGGCGTCATCGAGGGCAACGCCGGCGCGGGCGCGAAGGGCAATTGGGACATCGCCCAGGTGCCCGGCAACGGCGGCAACTGGGGTGGCTCCTTCCTGGCCGTGCCGAAGCAGGGCAGGCACCAGGCCGAGGCGATCGAGCTGGCGAAGTTCCTGACCAGCGCCAAGGGTCAGATCGGCGCGTTCAAGGCCAAGGGCCCGCTGCCCTCGTCCCCGCAGGCGCTGGCGGACCCGGCGATCGTCGAGTCGACCAACGCGTACTTCTCGGCGGCGCCGGTCGGAAAGATCTTCGCCGAGGGCGCCAAGAGCCTGAAGCCCGTCTACATGGGCCCGAAGAACCAGGCCGTACGCACCGAGGTGGAGAACGCCGTCCGCACCGTGGAGCTGGGCAAGCGCAGCCCCGAGCAGGGCTGGACCGACGCGGTCGAGAACGCGAAGAAGGCCGCGGCCAAGTAA
- a CDS encoding carbohydrate ABC transporter permease: protein MAVQLDARPPVAPAPGTTRPSRGARLSRFDTRYSPYLYIAPFFLLFGVFGVYPLAYTFWVSLHDWDLLGVEHPYVGFDNYRQLLADPDFWHSVVNTLGIFVISTVPQLLLALWLANLLNRQLRARTTWRMAVLIPNVTSTAAVAIVFAVLFGRDFGMVNWLLDHVGVEAVDWKANRFASWVAISAMVDWRWTGYNALIFLAAMQAIPRDLYESAAIDGAGRARQFWSITVPLLKPTIIFAVIISTIGGLQLFTEPRLFNSGTNAIRGGPLRESQTVTMYMFENAFAPHYNFGYGSAIAWLLFALIAVVAAVNVLLLRRLGGGARKEEIR from the coding sequence ATGGCAGTCCAGCTCGACGCCCGCCCGCCGGTCGCACCGGCACCCGGCACCACCCGCCCCTCCCGGGGCGCCCGGCTCAGCCGGTTCGACACGCGATACTCGCCCTACCTGTACATCGCCCCGTTCTTCCTGCTCTTCGGGGTCTTCGGGGTCTACCCGCTGGCCTACACCTTCTGGGTCTCGCTGCACGACTGGGACCTGCTCGGCGTCGAGCACCCGTACGTCGGGTTCGACAACTACCGCCAGTTGCTGGCCGACCCCGACTTCTGGCACTCGGTGGTCAACACCCTCGGCATCTTCGTCATCTCCACGGTTCCGCAACTGCTGCTCGCGCTCTGGCTGGCCAACCTGCTCAACCGGCAGCTCCGCGCCCGGACCACCTGGCGGATGGCGGTGCTGATCCCCAACGTCACCTCGACCGCCGCCGTGGCGATCGTCTTCGCCGTGCTCTTCGGCCGCGACTTCGGCATGGTCAACTGGCTGCTCGACCACGTCGGCGTCGAGGCCGTCGACTGGAAGGCCAACCGGTTCGCCTCCTGGGTGGCCATCTCCGCCATGGTCGACTGGCGGTGGACCGGCTACAACGCGCTCATCTTCCTGGCCGCCATGCAGGCCATCCCGCGGGACCTCTACGAGTCCGCCGCGATCGACGGCGCGGGCCGGGCCCGGCAGTTCTGGTCGATCACCGTGCCGCTGCTCAAACCGACGATCATCTTCGCGGTCATCATCTCCACCATCGGCGGGCTCCAGCTCTTCACCGAGCCCCGGCTGTTCAACTCGGGCACCAACGCGATCCGCGGCGGACCGCTGCGCGAGTCGCAGACGGTGACCATGTACATGTTCGAGAACGCCTTCGCGCCGCACTACAACTTCGGCTACGGCTCGGCGATCGCCTGGCTGCTCTTCGCCCTCATCGCGGTGGTCGCGGCCGTCAACGTCCTGCTCCTCCGCCGGCTGGGCGGCGGCGCACGCAAGGAGGAGATCCGATGA
- a CDS encoding carbohydrate ABC transporter permease: MTRLWSAGRLTYLALAVTALMSIFPIYWMFVVASRTSDAMGQVPPPVTPGGNLGANIARLFANTDAYFLTGLVNSAIVAGTVTVSVVFFSTLAGFAFAKLRFRGRNALLLVIVATMMVPTQLGVIPLYLLMTKLNWNDRLPAVIVPALVTGFGVFMMRQYAGQAVSTELIEAARMDGCNTARIYWNVVLPALRPAAAVLGLLTFMTTWNDFLWPYAVLNDPENPTVQLSLRALSDGYYQDMSQVFTGTAIATLPLLLVFVAFGRQIIGGIMEGAVKA, from the coding sequence ATGACCCGCCTCTGGTCGGCCGGCCGGCTCACCTACCTGGCGCTGGCCGTCACCGCTCTGATGTCGATCTTCCCGATCTACTGGATGTTCGTGGTGGCCAGCCGGACCAGTGACGCCATGGGGCAGGTCCCGCCCCCGGTCACGCCGGGCGGCAACCTCGGCGCCAACATCGCCCGGCTGTTCGCCAACACCGACGCGTACTTCCTCACCGGTCTGGTCAACTCGGCGATCGTGGCCGGCACCGTCACCGTCTCGGTGGTCTTCTTCTCCACCCTGGCCGGGTTCGCCTTCGCCAAGCTGCGCTTCCGCGGGCGCAACGCGCTGCTGCTGGTCATCGTGGCCACCATGATGGTGCCGACCCAGCTCGGCGTGATCCCGCTCTACCTGCTCATGACGAAACTGAACTGGAACGACCGGCTGCCGGCCGTCATCGTGCCGGCCCTGGTCACCGGTTTCGGCGTGTTCATGATGCGTCAGTACGCCGGCCAGGCGGTCAGCACCGAGCTGATCGAGGCGGCCCGGATGGACGGCTGCAACACCGCGCGGATCTACTGGAACGTGGTGCTGCCCGCGCTGCGCCCGGCCGCCGCCGTGCTGGGCCTGCTCACCTTCATGACCACCTGGAACGACTTCCTGTGGCCGTACGCGGTGCTCAACGATCCGGAGAACCCGACCGTGCAGCTGTCGCTGCGAGCCCTGTCGGACGGCTACTACCAGGACATGTCCCAGGTGTTCACCGGCACGGCGATCGCCACCCTGCCCCTGCTGCTGGTGTTCGTGGCATTCGGCCGCCAGATCATCGGCGGGATCATGGAGGGCGCCGTGAAGGCGTGA
- a CDS encoding LacI family DNA-binding transcriptional regulator, whose amino-acid sequence MTTAQRPTLEAVARLAGVSRATVSRVVNGSTTVAEPIQQAVRRAVEELGYVPNLAARSLVTQRTDSIALVLPEAATRVFSDDQVFPGIIRGAAQELEAADKQLVLMLAGSPAGHERVERYTTGRHVDGVLFASLHGEDPLPGRLARLGIPVVCSGRPLDGAEVPYVDVDHVGGVAEAVRHLITNGRRRIATIAGPQDMVAGIERLIGYRETVAAAGLPELIAYGDFTRESGTAAMRQLLAADPDLDAVFAASDLMAHAALRTLREAGRRVPDDVAVIGFDDIETAAYTEPPLTTVKQPIVELGRAMTRQLLRIAAGEQVELALLLPTELVVRDSA is encoded by the coding sequence ATGACGACGGCGCAGCGGCCGACCCTGGAGGCGGTGGCCAGACTGGCCGGGGTCTCCCGGGCGACGGTCTCCCGGGTGGTGAACGGCTCCACCACCGTCGCCGAGCCGATCCAGCAGGCGGTCCGCCGGGCGGTCGAGGAACTGGGGTACGTCCCGAACCTCGCCGCCCGCAGCCTGGTCACCCAGCGCACCGACTCGATCGCGCTGGTCCTGCCCGAGGCCGCCACCCGGGTCTTCTCCGACGACCAGGTCTTTCCGGGGATCATCCGGGGTGCGGCCCAGGAGCTGGAGGCGGCCGACAAGCAGCTCGTGCTCATGCTGGCCGGCTCGCCGGCCGGACACGAGCGGGTCGAGCGCTACACCACCGGGCGGCACGTCGACGGCGTGCTGTTCGCCTCCCTGCACGGCGAGGACCCGCTGCCCGGGCGGCTGGCCCGGCTGGGCATCCCGGTGGTGTGCAGCGGCCGGCCGCTGGACGGCGCCGAGGTGCCGTACGTCGACGTCGACCACGTCGGCGGGGTGGCCGAGGCGGTCCGCCATCTGATCACGAACGGTCGGCGGCGGATCGCCACCATCGCCGGGCCGCAGGACATGGTCGCCGGCATCGAGCGGCTCATCGGCTACCGGGAGACGGTCGCCGCGGCCGGCCTGCCGGAGCTGATCGCGTACGGCGACTTCACCCGGGAGTCCGGCACGGCGGCCATGCGGCAGCTGCTCGCCGCCGACCCGGACCTGGACGCGGTGTTCGCGGCGTCCGACCTGATGGCGCACGCCGCGCTGCGCACGCTGCGCGAGGCCGGCCGGCGGGTGCCGGACGACGTCGCGGTGATCGGGTTCGACGACATCGAGACGGCGGCGTACACCGAGCCACCGCTGACCACCGTGAAGCAGCCGATCGTGGAGCTGGGCCGGGCCATGACCCGGCAGCTGCTCCGGATCGCCGCGGGTGAGCAGGTCGAGCTGGCGCTGCTGCTCCCCACCGAGCTGGTCGTCCGCGACTCGGCCTGA
- a CDS encoding RidA family protein — protein sequence MPRLIRAPQLSDVAEYAYAAEVTSPARLIFTAGACPLDADGRTVAPGDPAGQARQVMANLDTALAAAGAGLADVVRTTVYVASNDRADLVAVWEVVRAGFGDHDPPSTLLGVTVLGYPDQLVEVEAIAAVR from the coding sequence ATCCCGCGCCTGATCCGTGCGCCCCAGCTCTCCGACGTCGCCGAGTACGCCTACGCGGCCGAGGTCACGTCGCCCGCGCGGCTGATCTTCACGGCCGGGGCCTGCCCCCTGGACGCCGACGGGCGGACCGTCGCGCCGGGCGACCCCGCCGGCCAGGCCCGGCAGGTGATGGCCAACCTCGACACCGCGCTGGCCGCCGCCGGCGCCGGGCTCGCCGATGTCGTCCGGACCACGGTCTACGTGGCCAGCAACGACCGCGCGGACCTGGTGGCGGTCTGGGAGGTCGTCCGAGCCGGGTTCGGCGACCACGACCCGCCGAGCACGTTGCTCGGGGTCACCGTGCTCGGCTACCCGGACCAGCTCGTCGAGGTCGAGGCGATCGCCGCGGTCCGGTAA
- a CDS encoding GNAT family N-acetyltransferase produces the protein MNDHVIRPARPEDAPGVVALRTTVHPYLVRGVESTRHMIAQPPPEEDWAAWVAEADGQVVGWVSAYRYSHTSAANVGEVSTLHVHPAHRLRGAGTALLDAALAHLRRIGVKRLLTLSQPESLPFARRHGFTPSRELRYSALDLRPAPPMPEPPPGVRLLTATEVDPRRIHRVDAEASVDEPGDVPTDALGYDIWHHEVWENVGLDREASTVVEVDGALVAVSLVKRDGDRMWSDFTGTVPAHRGRGLAGLAKRAALHRAAAGGVRTAYASNDEANAPMLAVNARLGYRPVASQWSCLRDLT, from the coding sequence ATGAACGACCACGTGATCCGACCTGCCCGGCCCGAGGACGCCCCCGGTGTGGTGGCGCTGCGCACCACCGTCCACCCGTACCTGGTGCGTGGCGTCGAGTCGACCCGCCACATGATCGCCCAGCCGCCGCCCGAGGAGGACTGGGCGGCCTGGGTGGCGGAGGCGGACGGGCAGGTGGTCGGCTGGGTGTCCGCGTACCGGTACAGCCACACCTCGGCGGCGAATGTCGGCGAGGTGTCGACCCTGCACGTCCATCCGGCGCACCGGCTCCGGGGAGCCGGCACGGCCCTCCTGGACGCCGCGCTCGCCCACCTGCGCCGCATCGGCGTGAAGCGGCTGCTCACCTTGTCGCAGCCCGAGTCACTGCCGTTCGCCCGCCGGCACGGTTTCACGCCGAGCCGCGAGCTGCGCTACTCGGCGCTCGACCTCCGGCCCGCCCCGCCGATGCCCGAGCCGCCGCCCGGCGTGCGGCTGCTCACGGCCACCGAGGTGGACCCGCGCCGGATCCACCGCGTGGACGCCGAGGCGTCGGTGGACGAGCCGGGCGACGTCCCGACCGACGCGCTGGGCTACGACATCTGGCACCACGAGGTGTGGGAGAACGTGGGCCTGGACCGGGAGGCCAGCACGGTGGTCGAGGTGGACGGCGCGCTGGTCGCCGTCAGCCTGGTGAAGCGGGACGGCGACCGGATGTGGTCGGACTTCACCGGGACCGTCCCGGCGCACCGCGGGCGCGGCCTGGCCGGGCTGGCGAAGCGGGCCGCGCTCCACCGGGCCGCAGCGGGCGGGGTACGCACCGCGTACGCCTCGAACGACGAGGCGAACGCGCCGATGCTGGCCGTCAACGCCCGGCTCGGCTACCGGCCGGTGGCCAGCCAGTGGTCCTGCCTGCGCGACCTCACCTGA
- a CDS encoding O-acetyl-ADP-ribose deacetylase encodes METVLIEGDITTQQVDVIVNAANSSLLGGGGVDGAIHRKGGPAILEECRALRASRYPDGLPTGQAVATTGGHLPARWVVHTVGPVFSPREDRSVLLRDCYATSLRIADELGAARVAFPLISAGIYGWPVEDAVAQALAVLHAATPTYVVEARLVLFGADTYATAVRVAAG; translated from the coding sequence ATGGAGACGGTCCTGATCGAGGGGGACATCACCACGCAGCAGGTCGACGTGATCGTCAACGCGGCGAACTCGTCGCTGCTCGGCGGCGGGGGCGTGGACGGCGCGATCCACCGCAAGGGCGGGCCGGCCATCCTGGAGGAGTGCCGGGCGCTGCGCGCCTCCCGCTACCCGGACGGCCTGCCCACCGGCCAGGCCGTCGCCACCACCGGCGGCCACCTGCCGGCCCGCTGGGTGGTGCACACCGTCGGGCCGGTCTTCTCCCCGCGCGAGGACCGGTCGGTGCTGCTGCGCGACTGCTACGCCACCAGCCTCCGGATCGCCGACGAGCTGGGCGCGGCGCGCGTGGCCTTCCCGCTGATCTCCGCCGGGATCTACGGCTGGCCGGTCGAGGACGCGGTGGCCCAGGCGCTGGCCGTGCTGCACGCGGCCACCCCGACGTACGTCGTCGAGGCGCGGCTGGTGCTCTTCGGCGCCGACACCTACGCGACCGCCGTCCGGGTCGCCGCGGGCTGA
- a CDS encoding EI24 domain-containing protein produces MSRDARTRPLCAPPLGSLIVDAPRLAAPVTGAVTRFLGGAGLLLRGLGLYVRSPGLMLLGIVPALISGVLFVALFATLLYFVDDLAALVTPFADDWSETWRSLIRVAAGLAVVGLAGLLGVLTFTAVTLAVGDPFYEKISERVEERLGGTPGAVDVPFWASLRRSILDSLRLVAISALVGVPLFVAGFIPLVGQTVVPVIGALVGGWFLALELVGAPFYRRGMRLPERRSLLKADRPTTLGFGVAVFLCFLIPLGAVLVMPAAVAGATLLARRSLGQSVVEEG; encoded by the coding sequence ATGAGCCGGGACGCGCGCACCCGCCCATTGTGCGCGCCGCCGCTAGGCTCCTTGATCGTGGACGCACCCCGCCTCGCCGCGCCCGTGACCGGCGCCGTCACCCGTTTCCTCGGCGGCGCCGGCCTGCTGCTGCGCGGCCTCGGCCTCTACGTCCGCAGCCCGGGGCTGATGCTGCTCGGGATCGTGCCGGCGCTGATCTCCGGCGTGCTCTTCGTGGCCCTGTTCGCCACCCTGCTGTACTTCGTGGACGACCTGGCCGCGTTGGTCACCCCGTTCGCCGACGACTGGTCGGAGACGTGGCGCAGCCTCATCCGGGTCGCGGCGGGACTTGCGGTCGTCGGGCTGGCCGGCCTGCTCGGGGTGCTCACCTTCACGGCGGTCACGCTGGCCGTCGGCGACCCGTTCTACGAGAAGATCTCCGAGCGGGTCGAGGAGCGCCTCGGCGGCACGCCCGGTGCCGTGGACGTGCCGTTCTGGGCCTCGCTGCGGCGCAGCATCCTCGACTCGTTGCGCCTGGTGGCCATCTCCGCGCTGGTGGGCGTACCCCTCTTCGTGGCCGGCTTCATCCCGCTGGTCGGGCAGACGGTGGTCCCGGTGATCGGCGCCCTGGTGGGCGGCTGGTTCCTCGCCCTGGAACTGGTCGGCGCGCCGTTCTACCGGCGCGGCATGCGACTGCCGGAGCGGCGGTCGTTGCTCAAGGCGGACCGGCCGACCACCCTGGGGTTCGGGGTGGCGGTCTTCCTGTGCTTCCTGATCCCGCTCGGCGCGGTGCTGGTCATGCCGGCCGCCGTGGCCGGGGCCACCCTGCTGGCCCGCCGGTCGCTCGGGCAGTCCGTCGTCGAGGAGGGGTGA
- a CDS encoding helix-turn-helix transcriptional regulator, which yields MRASRLISLVLLLQARETMTAAELARELEVSERTVYRDVLALSAAGVPVYADRGRAGGYRLLGGYRTRLTGLTRDEAEALFLAGLPGPAGEMGLADAVAGAELKVLAALPPSLRDAPARTGQRFHLDVPGWFRESDPPPWLAELARAVWRDRLVELRYRRGDREVTRTVAPYGLVLKNGVWYLVGRVGDGWRTYRVDRVAGVEVGGEGFARDEGFDLGAYWREQAEAFLRDLLRAEVTVRLSPAGLRALRHLVDAPFVHAEAVAAAEPPDGQGRVVLRLPVESVEVAYAQLLALGPEVEVLDPPELRARCAAAARRAAALYAGDPDGDAAAPDTGQR from the coding sequence GTGCGCGCGTCCCGGCTCATCTCGCTGGTCCTGCTGCTTCAGGCGCGGGAGACGATGACCGCGGCCGAGCTGGCCCGCGAGCTGGAGGTCTCCGAGCGCACGGTCTACCGGGACGTCCTGGCGCTCTCCGCGGCCGGGGTGCCGGTGTACGCCGACCGCGGCCGGGCCGGTGGCTACCGCCTGCTCGGCGGCTACCGCACCCGGCTCACCGGGCTGACCCGGGACGAGGCGGAGGCGCTCTTCCTGGCCGGCCTGCCCGGCCCGGCCGGGGAGATGGGGCTGGCCGACGCGGTGGCCGGTGCCGAACTGAAGGTGCTCGCCGCGTTGCCGCCGAGCCTGCGGGACGCGCCCGCCCGCACGGGCCAGCGGTTCCATCTGGACGTGCCGGGCTGGTTCCGGGAGTCCGACCCGCCGCCCTGGCTCGCCGAGCTGGCCCGGGCGGTGTGGCGGGACCGGCTGGTCGAGCTGCGCTACCGACGCGGCGACCGGGAGGTGACCCGGACGGTCGCGCCGTACGGGCTGGTGCTCAAGAACGGCGTCTGGTACCTCGTCGGCCGGGTCGGCGACGGGTGGCGGACGTACCGGGTGGACCGGGTGGCCGGCGTCGAGGTGGGCGGGGAGGGCTTCGCGCGGGACGAGGGCTTCGACCTCGGGGCCTACTGGCGGGAGCAGGCGGAGGCCTTCCTGCGGGACCTCCTCCGGGCCGAGGTCACCGTGCGGCTGAGCCCGGCCGGGCTGCGCGCGTTGCGGCATCTCGTCGACGCCCCGTTCGTCCACGCCGAGGCGGTCGCCGCCGCCGAACCGCCCGACGGGCAGGGCCGGGTGGTGCTCCGGCTGCCCGTCGAGTCGGTCGAGGTGGCGTACGCCCAACTGCTGGCGCTGGGTCCCGAGGTGGAGGTGCTCGACCCGCCCGAGCTGCGTGCCCGCTGCGCCGCGGCGGCCCGCCGCGCCGCCGCGCTCTACGCCGGCGACCCGGACGGCGACGCGGCCGCGCCGGACACCGGTCAGCGGTAA
- a CDS encoding SDR family oxidoreductase, producing MTTPLTGKIALVAGATRGAGRQIAVQLGAAGATVYATGRSTRERRSEMGRPETIEETAELVTAAGGTGIAVAVDHLDPEQVRRLVARIDAEHGRLDVLVNDIWGADPLITWEKPVWEQPLDAGFRTLRLAVDTHIITSHFALPLLIRNPGGLVVEIGDGTKEYNDTEYRLSVFYDLAKVSVNRLAFSQAHELAPHGATAVALTPGWLRSEAMLEHFGVTEATWRDGAAKDPHFVMSETPAFVGRAVAALAADPDRARWNGRSVDSGGLAQVYGFTDLDGTRPHWARYHEEVVRPGKPADDTGYR from the coding sequence ATGACGACACCGCTGACAGGGAAGATCGCGCTCGTGGCCGGCGCCACCCGGGGCGCCGGGCGGCAGATCGCCGTCCAGCTCGGCGCCGCCGGGGCCACCGTCTACGCCACCGGCCGCTCCACCCGCGAGCGCCGCTCCGAGATGGGCCGGCCGGAGACCATCGAGGAGACCGCCGAGCTGGTGACCGCGGCGGGCGGCACGGGCATCGCCGTCGCCGTCGACCACCTCGACCCCGAGCAGGTCCGCCGCCTCGTCGCGCGGATCGACGCCGAACACGGCCGCCTCGACGTGCTGGTCAACGACATCTGGGGCGCCGACCCGCTGATCACCTGGGAGAAGCCGGTCTGGGAACAGCCCCTCGACGCCGGTTTCCGTACCCTCCGCCTGGCCGTCGACACGCACATCATCACCAGCCACTTCGCCCTGCCGCTGCTGATCCGCAACCCCGGCGGCCTGGTGGTCGAGATCGGCGACGGCACCAAGGAGTACAACGACACCGAGTACCGGCTCTCGGTCTTCTACGACCTGGCCAAGGTGTCGGTGAACCGGCTGGCCTTCAGCCAGGCGCACGAACTCGCGCCGCACGGCGCGACGGCGGTCGCGCTCACCCCGGGCTGGCTGCGGTCGGAGGCCATGCTGGAGCACTTCGGCGTCACCGAGGCCACCTGGCGCGACGGCGCCGCGAAGGACCCGCACTTCGTCATGTCGGAGACGCCGGCCTTCGTCGGGCGCGCGGTCGCCGCCCTGGCCGCCGACCCCGACCGGGCCCGCTGGAACGGCAGGTCCGTGGACAGCGGCGGTCTGGCCCAGGTGTACGGCTTCACCGACCTCGACGGCACCCGCCCGCACTGGGCGCGCTACCACGAGGAGGTGGTCCGGCCGGGCAAGCCCGCCGACGACACCGGTTACCGCTGA
- a CDS encoding nucleotidyltransferase domain-containing protein, with amino-acid sequence MHLLLSGIVGSVAYGLAGPDSDVDRVGVFAAPTVAFHGLHPPRESVVTTDPDVTLHECGKYARLALSGNPTATELMWLPEECYETRTEFGERLIGIRAAFLSAPRVRDAYLGYASQQFRKLTTRDSSMGGRRRSAKHARHLARLLHQGRVLYATGVLEIRLADPEWFRAFGERVAGGALAEAEALVAAAERDFDRIHTPLPERPDEETVERWLLDVRAAHLPR; translated from the coding sequence ATGCACCTGCTGCTCTCCGGGATCGTCGGGTCGGTCGCCTACGGGCTCGCCGGGCCGGACTCGGACGTGGACCGGGTCGGCGTCTTCGCCGCGCCCACGGTCGCCTTCCACGGCCTGCACCCGCCACGGGAGTCCGTGGTCACGACGGATCCCGACGTGACCCTGCACGAGTGCGGGAAGTACGCCCGTCTCGCGCTGAGCGGCAACCCGACCGCCACCGAGCTCATGTGGCTGCCCGAGGAGTGCTACGAGACCCGGACCGAGTTCGGTGAGAGGCTCATCGGCATCCGCGCCGCCTTCCTGAGCGCACCCCGGGTGCGGGACGCCTACCTCGGCTACGCGAGCCAGCAGTTCCGCAAGCTGACCACGCGCGACTCCTCAATGGGTGGCCGGCGGCGGTCGGCCAAGCACGCCCGGCACCTGGCCCGGCTGCTGCACCAGGGCCGGGTGCTCTACGCGACCGGCGTGCTGGAGATCCGCCTGGCCGACCCGGAGTGGTTCCGGGCGTTCGGCGAGCGGGTGGCCGGCGGCGCGCTGGCCGAGGCGGAGGCGCTGGTGGCGGCGGCCGAGCGGGACTTCGACCGGATCCACACGCCGCTGCCGGAGCGCCCGGACGAGGAGACCGTGGAGCGGTGGCTGCTCGACGTCCGGGCGGCACACCTGCCGCGCTGA
- a CDS encoding alanyl-tRNA editing protein has product MGVTHHGRTHRLDLADPTLREWQCTVLAADPEQGIVLDRSAFYPGGGGQPPDHGVLLWQGVQTRIVGTRKGDDLWLIPAEGDPVPPVGTAVRGAVEDTRRSMLMRTHSGLHVLCGVVFRDFGALVTGGNMEPGEARMDFNLPEVPPDFKTRIEDLVNAEVAADRSVAVRVLPRAEALALPDIIRTQSNLIPPDEQEVRIVDIVGLDVQADGGTHVASTAQIGKVQVVKVESKGRANRRVRVRLAD; this is encoded by the coding sequence ATGGGCGTCACACACCACGGCCGCACCCACCGTCTCGACCTCGCCGACCCCACCCTGCGGGAGTGGCAGTGCACGGTGCTGGCGGCCGATCCCGAGCAGGGCATCGTGCTGGACCGGTCGGCCTTCTACCCGGGCGGCGGCGGGCAGCCGCCGGACCACGGGGTGCTGCTCTGGCAGGGGGTGCAGACGCGGATCGTGGGCACCCGCAAGGGCGACGACCTCTGGTTGATCCCCGCCGAGGGTGACCCCGTTCCGCCGGTCGGCACCGCCGTCCGCGGCGCGGTCGAGGACACCCGGCGGTCCATGCTGATGCGCACCCACTCCGGCCTGCACGTGCTCTGCGGCGTGGTCTTCCGCGACTTCGGCGCGCTCGTCACGGGCGGCAACATGGAACCCGGCGAGGCCCGGATGGACTTCAACCTCCCCGAGGTGCCGCCGGACTTCAAGACCCGGATCGAGGACCTGGTCAACGCCGAGGTGGCCGCCGACCGCTCGGTGGCCGTCCGGGTCCTGCCCCGGGCGGAGGCGCTGGCCCTGCCGGACATCATCCGCACCCAGTCCAACCTGATCCCGCCGGACGAGCAGGAGGTGCGGATCGTCGACATCGTCGGGCTGGACGTGCAGGCCGACGGCGGCACGCACGTCGCCTCGACCGCGCAGATCGGCAAGGTCCAGGTGGTCAAGGTGGAGAGCAAGGGCCGCGCCAACCGCCGGGTACGGGTCCGCCTCGCGGACTAG